One region of Permianibacter fluminis genomic DNA includes:
- a CDS encoding sodium:solute symporter family transporter: MHLHWLDAAIIVAYLLGMQAMGWYFSKRNTTTEEYFVGGRSFRGWILGLSMVGASISSVTFVAYPADAYKTAWLRYLPNLMLPIAVLFAAYVVLPFFRRGKTLTAYEYLEQRYGPSVRSYGAITFILAQLVRLSTILYLLALLVQQITGIDPVWCVIITGVFVGAYTVQGGIDAVIWTDVVQTTLLAFGGVICLTVIINQMPGGLDQILAIANEHGKLAIADLKNGSLQPTGWSLSLSEKTGSMLLLLGLATWLTEYTGNQNTVQRFAAAKSERDARIGMLVCVLSSLPIWAFYMFLGTALFAFYQVFPDPAAAAMLDGSRKAEQIMPLFITQHLPVGLIGLVLACALAAAMSSLDASINAISAVFSVDFYKRHLRPQATDQEHLRVAKITSVVAAALMIVGAIALYSSTTKTLQDTSTVLISLLGGGLLSLYLLGFFTTRGDARAAWFGIGCTLTFTAWTVASSRGWLGADWRTPFDSYYTMLLANFLMFVVSFLVASRQPRRERELAGLTVWTR; encoded by the coding sequence ATGCACCTGCACTGGCTCGATGCAGCCATCATCGTCGCCTACCTGCTCGGCATGCAGGCCATGGGCTGGTACTTTTCCAAGCGCAACACGACCACTGAAGAGTATTTCGTCGGTGGTCGCAGTTTTCGTGGCTGGATTCTTGGTTTGTCGATGGTTGGCGCCTCGATCAGTTCGGTGACCTTTGTCGCCTACCCGGCCGATGCCTACAAAACGGCCTGGCTGCGTTACCTGCCAAACCTGATGTTGCCGATTGCCGTGCTGTTCGCCGCTTATGTGGTGTTGCCTTTTTTTCGCCGCGGCAAAACCCTGACTGCCTACGAATATCTGGAGCAGCGTTACGGACCGTCGGTACGCAGCTACGGCGCCATCACGTTCATTCTGGCGCAGCTGGTTCGGCTCAGCACGATCCTGTATCTGCTGGCGTTGCTGGTGCAGCAAATCACCGGCATCGATCCGGTCTGGTGTGTGATCATCACCGGCGTGTTTGTCGGCGCTTACACCGTGCAGGGCGGCATCGACGCGGTGATCTGGACCGACGTGGTCCAGACCACGTTGTTGGCGTTTGGAGGCGTGATTTGCCTCACGGTCATCATCAACCAGATGCCCGGCGGACTCGATCAAATCCTTGCCATTGCCAATGAGCACGGCAAGCTCGCCATTGCCGATCTGAAAAACGGCAGCCTGCAACCGACCGGCTGGTCGCTCAGTTTGAGTGAGAAAACCGGCAGCATGTTGTTGCTGCTTGGGCTCGCCACCTGGCTGACCGAATACACCGGCAACCAGAACACCGTGCAACGTTTTGCCGCCGCCAAATCCGAGCGCGATGCCCGCATCGGCATGCTGGTCTGTGTGCTGTCGAGCCTGCCGATTTGGGCGTTCTACATGTTCCTCGGCACTGCGCTGTTTGCGTTCTATCAGGTGTTTCCGGATCCGGCCGCTGCGGCAATGCTCGACGGCAGCCGCAAGGCCGAACAGATCATGCCGCTGTTCATCACCCAGCATTTACCGGTCGGCTTGATCGGTCTGGTACTGGCCTGTGCGCTGGCCGCCGCCATGTCCTCGCTCGATGCCAGCATCAATGCGATCTCGGCGGTGTTTTCGGTCGATTTCTACAAGCGCCATCTGCGGCCACAGGCAACTGACCAGGAACATCTGCGGGTCGCCAAAATCACCTCGGTCGTCGCGGCGGCGCTGATGATAGTCGGCGCCATTGCCTTGTACAGCTCCACCACCAAAACCTTGCAGGACACCTCGACCGTGCTGATCTCGCTGCTCGGCGGCGGCCTGCTCAGCCTGTATCTGCTCGGTTTTTTCACCACTCGCGGCGATGCCCGCGCGGCCTGGTTTGGCATTGGTTGCACGCTGACGTTTACCGCCTGGACCGTCGCCTCCAGTCGCGGCTGGCTCGGCGCGGACTGGCGGACGCCATTCGACAGCTATTACACGATGCTGCTGGCCAATTTCCTGATGTTTGTCGTCAGCTTTCTAGTCGCCAGCCGCCAGCCTCGGCGCGAACGCGAACTGGCCGGGCTGACCGTCTGGACTCGCTGA
- the ubiD gene encoding 4-hydroxy-3-polyprenylbenzoate decarboxylase, giving the protein MAYRDLRDFLNLLEQKGQLKRIRTEVDPYLEMTEISDRVLRAGGPALLFENVKGYRMPVLTNLFGTPERVALGMGQDSVSALRDVGETLAFLRQPEPPKGLRDAWEQLPVWKQVLNLAPKEVRSAPCQDLVWQGDEVDLSKIPVQTCWPGDAGPLITWGLVITRGPNKPRQNLGIYRQQVIGKNRVIMRWLAHRGGALDLLEFQKANPGQPFPVCVALGADPATILGAVTPVPDNLSEYGFAGLLRGSKTEVVKALGSELQVPASAEIVLEGFIYHNDMAPEGPFGDHTGYYNEVESFPVFTIERITMRKDPIYHSTYTGRPPDEPAVLGVALNEVFVPILRKQFPEITDFYLPPEGCSYRLAVVTMKKQYPGHAKRVMMGVWSFLRQFMYTKFIIVTDDDVNARDWNDVIWALTTRVDPSRDTLLVDNTPIDYLDFASPVSGLGSKMGIDATNKLPGETSREWGAPIAMSTDVKQKVDALWAQLGLE; this is encoded by the coding sequence ATGGCGTATCGCGATTTGCGTGATTTCCTGAATCTGCTGGAACAGAAAGGCCAGCTCAAGCGCATTCGAACCGAAGTCGATCCCTACCTGGAAATGACCGAGATCAGCGATCGGGTGCTGCGCGCCGGCGGCCCGGCGCTGTTGTTCGAAAACGTCAAAGGTTACCGGATGCCGGTGCTGACCAATTTGTTTGGCACACCAGAACGGGTCGCGCTGGGCATGGGTCAGGACAGCGTCAGCGCGCTGCGCGACGTCGGCGAGACACTGGCGTTTCTGCGCCAGCCGGAACCACCGAAAGGCCTGCGCGATGCCTGGGAGCAACTGCCGGTCTGGAAGCAGGTGCTGAATCTGGCACCGAAAGAAGTGCGCAGCGCGCCCTGTCAGGATCTTGTCTGGCAAGGCGATGAGGTCGACCTGAGCAAGATTCCGGTGCAAACCTGCTGGCCCGGAGATGCCGGTCCGTTGATCACCTGGGGCCTGGTGATCACTCGCGGCCCGAACAAGCCGCGGCAGAATCTCGGTATTTATCGCCAGCAAGTCATTGGCAAGAATCGCGTCATCATGCGTTGGCTGGCTCATCGCGGCGGCGCGCTTGATCTGCTCGAATTTCAGAAAGCCAATCCGGGCCAACCGTTTCCGGTTTGCGTCGCACTCGGCGCCGATCCGGCAACCATACTCGGCGCCGTCACACCGGTGCCGGACAATCTCAGTGAATACGGTTTTGCCGGTTTGCTGCGCGGCTCGAAAACCGAAGTGGTGAAAGCGCTCGGCAGTGAATTGCAGGTGCCCGCGTCGGCCGAGATTGTCCTGGAAGGTTTTATCTATCACAACGACATGGCGCCGGAAGGCCCGTTCGGCGATCACACCGGTTATTACAACGAAGTGGAAAGTTTTCCGGTGTTCACCATTGAGCGGATCACGATGCGCAAGGATCCGATCTACCACTCAACCTACACCGGTCGGCCGCCGGATGAGCCGGCCGTGCTCGGCGTCGCGTTGAACGAAGTGTTCGTGCCGATTCTGCGCAAACAATTTCCGGAAATCACCGACTTCTATCTGCCACCGGAAGGCTGTTCATATCGGCTCGCTGTGGTGACGATGAAGAAACAATATCCCGGCCACGCCAAGCGGGTGATGATGGGCGTGTGGAGTTTCCTGCGCCAATTCATGTACACCAAATTCATCATCGTCACCGATGACGATGTCAACGCCCGCGACTGGAACGACGTCATCTGGGCGCTGACCACCCGGGTCGATCCGAGTCGCGATACCTTGCTGGTCGACAACACGCCTATCGATTACCTCGATTTCGCTTCACCGGTGTCCGGCCTTGGTTCAAAGATGGGTATTGATGCGACCAACAAACTGCCGGGCGAAACCAGCCGTGAATGGGGCGCACCGATTGCGATGTCGACCGACGTGAAACAAAAAGTCGACGCCCTGTGGGCACAGCTCGGTCTTGAATAA
- a CDS encoding 2Fe-2S iron-sulfur cluster-binding protein, giving the protein MSTHFRVTLQPSGHVLAVQPGESVLAAALRLGYDAPFACQQAACGICRGRVLSGTLIYEDDVKPYGLFEQEIADGYVLLCQAIPTSDAHVEWHDVRAPGEFAVKKISCAVQSLTALTDDTWRVLLQLPAHTRVDFHAGQYLQLHMPEPTGSGTTARAFSIASAPEQTDQLELHIRAVAEHTSAREVIRHLQTRSVVTIELPFGQCRLPNNDKPLLLLAGGTGFAPMKALIESSLARAETRALHLYWGAQTTTGLYWHRQLLNLAAQHPQLRYTPVLSHPDADWTGATGFPHLLAAAEHPDLNAFEVFVSGSEAMARAIYQNYLLRGVPEAQFHCDWIDLLRGQGAL; this is encoded by the coding sequence GTGAGCACACATTTTCGCGTCACCTTGCAGCCGAGCGGCCATGTTCTGGCGGTGCAGCCCGGTGAGAGCGTGCTCGCTGCCGCGCTGCGGCTCGGCTATGACGCACCGTTTGCCTGCCAGCAAGCCGCTTGTGGCATATGTCGCGGTCGCGTGCTGAGCGGCACGCTGATCTACGAAGACGACGTAAAACCTTATGGTCTGTTTGAGCAGGAAATTGCCGACGGCTATGTCCTGCTCTGTCAGGCCATTCCGACCAGTGACGCCCACGTGGAATGGCACGATGTCCGCGCCCCCGGTGAATTTGCCGTGAAAAAAATCAGTTGTGCGGTGCAGTCGTTGACGGCGCTGACCGATGATACCTGGCGGGTGCTGTTGCAATTGCCGGCACACACGCGGGTCGATTTTCATGCCGGCCAGTATTTGCAATTGCATATGCCGGAGCCGACCGGTTCGGGTACGACGGCGCGGGCATTTTCCATTGCCAGCGCGCCGGAGCAGACCGATCAGCTCGAGCTGCATATCCGCGCGGTTGCCGAGCACACCTCAGCCCGCGAAGTGATACGCCATCTGCAAACCCGCAGCGTGGTCACCATTGAATTGCCGTTTGGTCAGTGCCGGTTGCCGAACAATGACAAGCCCTTGCTGCTGCTGGCCGGCGGCACCGGTTTTGCGCCAATGAAGGCGCTGATTGAGTCGTCACTGGCGCGCGCCGAAACGCGGGCACTGCATCTGTATTGGGGCGCGCAAACCACCACCGGTTTGTACTGGCATCGGCAATTGCTCAATTTGGCGGCACAACATCCGCAGCTGCGGTACACGCCGGTGCTCAGCCACCCCGATGCCGACTGGACCGGCGCGACCGGCTTCCCGCATCTGCTCGCCGCTGCGGAGCACCCGGATCTGAACGCGTTTGAAGTGTTCGTCAGCGGTTCCGAAGCCATGGCACGAGCCATCTACCAGAACTACCTGCTGCGCGGCGTGCCGGAAGCGCAGTTTCACTGCGACTGGATCGATTTGCTGCGCGGTCAGGGCGCACTTTGA